One region of Roseicitreum antarcticum genomic DNA includes:
- a CDS encoding DUF1153 domain-containing protein: MSVTMDESIKRWTAKRKMALVVEIMQGKTTVAEASRSFDLSPSEIEGWIDDAKKCMENALRANPLDIREQYEKQLKDLQEAYGEAMLELRARKKFQALMEREDGN; encoded by the coding sequence ATGAGTGTGACGATGGACGAGAGCATCAAACGGTGGACGGCGAAGCGGAAAATGGCCCTTGTGGTCGAGATCATGCAAGGCAAGACGACGGTTGCCGAGGCCAGCCGGTCGTTCGACCTTTCGCCCTCGGAGATCGAGGGTTGGATCGACGACGCGAAGAAGTGCATGGAGAACGCGCTGCGGGCCAATCCGCTTGATATCCGCGAGCAGTATGAGAAGCAGCTGAAGGACCTTCAAGAAGCCTACGGTGAGGCGATGCTGGAGCTGCGCGCTCGAAAAAAGTTCCAGGCC